A stretch of the Actinomycetota bacterium genome encodes the following:
- a CDS encoding DCC1-like thiol-disulfide oxidoreductase family protein, producing the protein MGTERADAERPERLVMLYDEDCGLCRWITDRVLDWDRRGRVRAAPIQGAEGDRLLAAIPPERRIGSMHAVRTDGTLTSAGRAVASVLHEVPLGEPFAWLADRAPSLTERLYRLAADHRTCLGGVVGAEACAVDPQRRRTPPPA; encoded by the coding sequence ATGGGAACCGAGCGCGCGGACGCGGAGAGACCCGAACGGCTGGTCATGCTCTACGACGAGGACTGCGGGCTCTGCCGGTGGATCACCGATCGCGTCCTCGACTGGGATCGTCGCGGGCGCGTCCGGGCCGCGCCGATCCAAGGGGCCGAAGGGGATCGGCTGCTGGCTGCGATCCCGCCGGAGCGACGCATCGGATCGATGCATGCGGTGAGGACCGACGGGACGCTGACCTCGGCCGGACGCGCGGTCGCCTCGGTGCTCCACGAGGTTCCCCTCGGCGAGCCGTTCGCGTGGCTCGCCGATCGCGCGCCGTCGCTCACCGAACGGCTCTACCGTCTCGCAGCCGACCACCGCACGTGTCTCGGCGGCGTCGTCGGTGCCGAGGCGTGCGCCGTCGATCCTCAGCGCCGCCGCACCCCACCCCCCGCATAG
- a CDS encoding TIGR03620 family F420-dependent LLM class oxidoreductase, giving the protein MGQVLSDPELEAARGRLRRTIGPIGVWSFAFDVMSADDEAATARAIEDQGFPVLWIPEGSGSKEALAHAGHLLSSTDRLVVATGIANMWARDPQAAASGARTLGEAYPGRFILGVGAGHGYSAAPRGSTWERPFTRMAGYVEAIAEAPYGGPQPEPPVPLLLAALGPRMLGLAAAQTAGAHSYFVPVAHTEVARRALGPDPFLAVEQTVIPLADGDRALEVARSWARHYLELPNYADNLRRLGFSDDDVRSPGSDRLLEATMAWGGVDAIVERVRAHLDAGADHVCVQVIEDEDGATVRLDVLAEVFAALR; this is encoded by the coding sequence ATGGGGCAGGTGCTCTCCGACCCGGAACTCGAGGCGGCCCGCGGTCGTCTGCGGCGGACGATCGGTCCGATCGGCGTGTGGAGCTTCGCGTTCGACGTGATGTCCGCGGATGACGAGGCGGCGACGGCACGGGCGATCGAAGACCAGGGGTTCCCCGTGCTGTGGATCCCCGAGGGCTCTGGGAGCAAGGAGGCGCTCGCACACGCCGGCCACCTGCTCAGTTCGACCGACCGGCTGGTCGTCGCGACGGGGATCGCGAACATGTGGGCCCGCGATCCCCAGGCGGCGGCGAGCGGTGCGCGCACCCTGGGCGAGGCCTACCCGGGCCGCTTCATCCTCGGGGTCGGCGCCGGTCACGGTTACTCCGCGGCGCCGCGTGGTTCCACCTGGGAGCGGCCCTTCACCCGCATGGCCGGGTACGTTGAGGCGATCGCCGAGGCACCCTACGGGGGTCCGCAACCCGAGCCGCCCGTCCCCCTGCTGCTCGCCGCGCTCGGTCCCCGCATGCTCGGGCTGGCGGCTGCACAGACCGCGGGAGCGCATTCCTACTTCGTTCCCGTCGCGCACACAGAGGTCGCTCGTCGGGCGCTGGGCCCCGATCCGTTCCTGGCGGTCGAGCAGACGGTGATCCCGCTGGCGGACGGGGATCGAGCGCTGGAGGTCGCCCGATCGTGGGCGCGCCACTACTTGGAGTTGCCGAACTACGCCGACAACCTGCGACGGCTCGGCTTCAGCGACGACGACGTGCGTTCCCCGGGGAGTGACCGACTCCTGGAAGCGACGATGGCGTGGGGTGGGGTCGACGCGATCGTCGAGCGCGTCCGAGCCCATCTGGACGCGGGTGCCGATCACGTCTGCGTGCAGGTGATCGAGGACGAGGACGGTGCGACGGTGCGGCTCGACGTCCTCGCGGAGGTGTTCGCCGCGCTCCGATGA
- a CDS encoding MMPL family transporter, with protein sequence MRLNPETMARASARHPWRTITIWVVAVVAFGTASSALLGDVLTPDIEFTNDPESVRAGELIEANVTGEEQDTEFFVVLGNGTPVDDPTFTSYVSDVQTSIGALGDEVVGGDVVTVYDLQGAAQQAATPQEAQALEQRAASLVSTGGDGTLILVPIADNTAEVVDALKGVIEEHEQAGFELLLAGPATLNADTTEIAEEDLRKGEGIGLLFALLVLIVVFGALLAALLPISIAFVSIPMALGAVALIGQLFEFNIFTQNMATMIGLAVGIDYSLFIVARYREERRKGFDPMGAIGATGATASRAVFFSGLTVVFALLGMFLIPTTIFRSMAAGAILVVLASMLASLTLLPAMLSLLKDRINWPRLTRRSRQLGDPDPQGGFWDRFTRGVMRAPVLSLVVSVAILGGLGAIYFTIDEGTTQSAASLPDDVESKRAFQVLSQEFSAGGRTDPVQIYVEGDVQDPAIAESIAALQEEIAGIDAFAEGSEVVPADDGQAAVVQAIPAGDAFALETFEAVSDLRDRAVPAAFGDTGTLVLVGGTPAFFADFLSVADSYQPIVLAFVLGMSFLLLMVVFRSIVVPIKAVIMNLLSVGAAYGAIVLVFQHGFGIGAFNAIGFQFQQVEAIEAWIPLLLFSILFGLSMDYHVFLLSRIREEYDKTGDNDEAVAYGLRTTAGIITGAALIMVVVFTAFAAGRLVPLQQMGFGLAVAVFMDATIVRSVLVPASMKLLGDRNWYFPRWLEWIPTVSVEGHEPTLPPTVTGGGPDRAGNGQAERAVKTDDRV encoded by the coding sequence ATGCGCCTGAACCCCGAGACGATGGCGCGCGCGAGCGCGCGACACCCCTGGCGAACGATCACGATCTGGGTGGTCGCGGTCGTTGCATTCGGCACTGCGTCCTCCGCCCTGCTCGGCGACGTGCTCACGCCGGACATCGAGTTCACGAACGACCCCGAGTCGGTTCGCGCGGGCGAGCTGATCGAAGCCAACGTGACCGGGGAGGAACAGGACACCGAGTTCTTCGTCGTCCTCGGCAACGGCACCCCGGTCGATGACCCCACGTTCACCTCGTACGTGTCCGACGTGCAGACCTCGATCGGCGCCCTCGGCGACGAGGTTGTCGGCGGCGACGTCGTGACGGTCTACGACCTGCAGGGTGCCGCCCAACAGGCTGCGACACCGCAAGAGGCGCAGGCGCTCGAGCAACGTGCGGCGAGCCTGGTCTCGACCGGTGGGGACGGAACGCTGATCCTCGTGCCGATCGCCGACAACACGGCGGAGGTCGTCGACGCGCTCAAGGGCGTGATCGAGGAGCACGAGCAGGCGGGGTTCGAACTGCTGCTCGCGGGCCCCGCGACCCTGAACGCCGACACGACCGAGATCGCGGAGGAGGACCTGCGCAAGGGAGAGGGCATCGGGCTGCTGTTCGCCCTGCTCGTGCTGATCGTGGTCTTCGGCGCCCTGCTCGCCGCGCTGCTCCCGATCTCGATCGCGTTCGTCTCGATCCCGATGGCCCTCGGTGCCGTCGCACTGATCGGGCAACTGTTCGAGTTCAACATCTTCACGCAGAACATGGCGACGATGATCGGTCTGGCGGTCGGGATCGACTATTCCCTGTTCATCGTCGCGCGCTATCGCGAGGAGCGTCGCAAGGGGTTCGATCCGATGGGTGCGATCGGCGCGACGGGGGCAACCGCGAGCCGCGCGGTCTTCTTCAGCGGACTCACGGTCGTGTTCGCGCTGCTCGGCATGTTCCTGATCCCGACCACGATCTTCCGCAGCATGGCGGCCGGTGCGATCCTCGTCGTCCTCGCTTCGATGCTCGCGTCGCTGACGCTGCTCCCGGCGATGTTGTCCCTGCTCAAGGACCGGATCAACTGGCCGCGCCTGACCCGGCGATCGCGCCAGCTCGGTGACCCCGATCCCCAGGGTGGCTTCTGGGACCGCTTCACCCGCGGGGTGATGCGCGCGCCGGTCCTCAGCCTCGTGGTCTCGGTCGCGATCCTCGGCGGTCTCGGAGCGATCTACTTCACGATCGACGAGGGAACGACGCAGAGCGCCGCGTCGTTGCCGGACGACGTCGAATCCAAGCGCGCGTTCCAGGTTCTCTCGCAGGAGTTCTCCGCGGGCGGCCGGACCGACCCCGTGCAGATCTACGTCGAGGGCGATGTGCAGGACCCTGCGATCGCGGAGTCGATCGCCGCCCTCCAGGAGGAGATCGCCGGCATCGATGCTTTCGCCGAGGGCAGCGAGGTCGTTCCCGCCGACGACGGGCAGGCGGCGGTCGTCCAGGCGATCCCGGCCGGGGACGCCTTCGCGCTCGAGACGTTCGAGGCCGTGTCGGACCTCCGCGATCGTGCCGTGCCGGCGGCGTTCGGCGATACGGGAACGCTCGTGCTCGTCGGCGGAACCCCGGCGTTCTTCGCGGACTTCCTCTCGGTGGCCGACTCCTATCAACCGATCGTGCTCGCGTTCGTCCTCGGGATGTCTTTCCTGTTGCTGATGGTCGTGTTCCGCTCGATCGTCGTGCCGATCAAGGCCGTCATCATGAACCTGCTGTCGGTCGGTGCAGCCTACGGCGCGATCGTGCTCGTGTTCCAGCACGGATTCGGTATCGGCGCGTTCAACGCGATCGGGTTCCAGTTCCAGCAGGTCGAGGCGATCGAGGCCTGGATCCCGCTGCTGCTGTTCTCGATCCTGTTCGGTCTGTCGATGGACTATCACGTGTTCCTGCTGAGCCGGATCCGGGAGGAGTACGACAAGACCGGCGACAACGACGAGGCGGTCGCCTACGGTTTGCGGACGACGGCCGGCATCATCACCGGAGCCGCGCTGATCATGGTCGTGGTGTTCACCGCGTTCGCGGCGGGCCGGCTCGTACCGCTCCAGCAGATGGGGTTCGGGCTCGCGGTCGCGGTCTTCATGGATGCGACGATCGTTCGATCGGTCCTCGTGCCGGCGAGCATGAAGCTCCTCGGGGACCGCAACTGGTACTTCCCGCGCTGGCTCGAGTGGATCCCCACGGTGAGCGTCGAGGGCCACGAGCCCACCCTGCCCCCCACCGTCACCGGTGGGGGGCCGGATCGGGCCGGCAACGGTCAGGCGGAACGGGCCGTGAAGACCGACGACCGGGTCTAG
- a CDS encoding TetR/AcrR family transcriptional regulator encodes MTDRPATIAEEAAPRAPLTRERIVIAGLYVMNTEGLEAVTMRRLGRRLSVEAMSLYHHVQDKDDLLTAMSEQILREMDVPQDPGGDPLEQLRVLSQSFRRVLLAYPEGVKLFTASRAPFRSPEALRPIDRTLAVLQRTGLSDQDVVNAYCLFVGYTLGFVTNEVSGFLSSEAQTRKAATTEDVLAAMSEAFPSLARFLPSMADRDPEANFAFGLEVILGGIAERVARSDG; translated from the coding sequence GTGACCGACCGACCCGCGACGATCGCTGAAGAAGCGGCCCCGAGGGCACCGCTGACCCGGGAGCGGATCGTGATCGCCGGACTCTACGTCATGAACACCGAAGGACTCGAGGCGGTAACGATGCGCCGGCTCGGACGCCGGCTCAGCGTCGAGGCGATGTCCCTGTACCACCATGTGCAGGACAAGGACGATCTGCTCACCGCGATGAGCGAGCAGATCCTCCGCGAGATGGACGTTCCACAGGATCCGGGCGGAGATCCCCTCGAGCAGCTGCGCGTCCTCTCCCAGAGCTTTCGGCGGGTCCTGCTCGCCTACCCGGAGGGAGTCAAGCTGTTCACGGCCAGCCGCGCCCCGTTCCGGAGTCCCGAGGCGCTGCGGCCGATTGACCGGACGCTGGCCGTGCTCCAACGTACGGGACTGTCGGATCAGGACGTGGTCAACGCCTACTGCCTGTTCGTGGGCTACACGCTGGGCTTCGTGACCAACGAGGTCAGCGGATTCCTGTCGAGCGAAGCACAGACGCGGAAGGCCGCCACGACCGAAGACGTGCTCGCTGCGATGTCCGAGGCGTTCCCCTCGCTCGCGAGGTTCCTTCCCTCGATGGCCGATCGTGACCCCGAGGCGAACTTCGCGTTCGGGCTCGAGGTGATCCTCGGCGGGATCGCCGAGCGTGTGGCCCGTTCCGACGGATGA
- a CDS encoding EAL domain-containing protein produces MAAEMPEPGAAGDPQIDIVSLPIGGPALEPVSAETSPQELTDLVATLQQRYRALAERLPAIVYVDEINDISSNLYTSPQTLEVLGITQHEWMSDPDLWLNMLHDDDRPRVIVEHERSNATGEDFAIEYRLRARDGHWVWIRDHAVQIRDTTGRAKYWQGVMLDVTDLKEAQRQLAETQKKYKAIVEDIPAIVYIDEIDDAMTTSFVSPQIEELLGVTPREYTDDPELWFRMLHPDDRDETLARYVAGRDSGESFEFEYRLIGREGQIVWFRDSAVVIRDENGAPAQVQGVMLDMTERKEAEDKAAFLAYHDKLTGLPNRVMFEELLELAIARARRHEAAVAVVTTDLDDFKLVNDSLGHEAGDELLRQLADRLREATRETDLVARQGGDEFLLLLSDLDRTPDGVAEIGDSATIVAESVAARVQQALDDPFLLDGTEVYVSASVGVSLFPADAQDAGTLLKHADQAMHQSKRIGPGGMSFHTEDEGDAMTRLSLTTRLRKAVEQQDWELHYQPIVDLDRAEMVGVEALIRWPDPNGGLIPPGEFIPLAEEMGLIEAIGDWVVEEVARQDTIWRDHDLRLELGFNLSPRQMWQPDLAEKIMNRLEATGVEPGNVVVEITESTAMIDPDRTQRILNELHDRGLRLAIDDFGTGYSSLSRLKHLPVDILKIDRAFVRDVDKDRNAGSMVSAMIALAGSLGMTPLAEGIETEEEWKFLLDHGCLLGQGFYFSKPVPAEDITARHRRQGMRVVDATA; encoded by the coding sequence ATGGCGGCGGAGATGCCCGAACCCGGCGCAGCCGGAGATCCACAGATCGACATCGTGTCGCTCCCGATCGGGGGGCCGGCGCTGGAGCCCGTGAGTGCGGAGACCTCGCCGCAGGAGCTCACCGACCTCGTCGCCACGCTCCAGCAGCGCTACCGAGCACTGGCTGAGCGCCTGCCCGCGATCGTCTACGTCGACGAGATCAACGACATCTCCTCGAACCTCTACACGAGTCCTCAGACACTCGAGGTGCTCGGGATCACCCAGCACGAGTGGATGTCGGACCCCGACCTGTGGTTGAACATGCTCCACGACGACGATCGCCCCCGGGTGATCGTTGAGCACGAGCGTTCGAACGCGACGGGCGAGGACTTCGCTATCGAGTACCGGCTCCGGGCACGCGACGGCCATTGGGTCTGGATCCGCGATCACGCGGTGCAGATCCGAGACACCACGGGCCGGGCGAAGTACTGGCAGGGCGTGATGCTCGACGTGACCGACCTGAAGGAGGCGCAGCGCCAGCTCGCCGAGACTCAGAAGAAGTACAAGGCGATCGTGGAGGACATCCCCGCGATCGTCTACATCGACGAGATCGACGATGCGATGACGACCTCGTTCGTGAGTCCCCAGATCGAGGAGCTGCTGGGGGTGACGCCCCGGGAGTACACCGACGATCCGGAGCTCTGGTTCCGGATGCTGCATCCCGACGACCGTGACGAGACGTTGGCGCGCTACGTGGCGGGTCGTGACTCGGGCGAGAGCTTCGAGTTCGAGTACCGGCTGATCGGCCGCGAGGGACAGATCGTGTGGTTCCGCGACTCCGCGGTCGTGATCCGCGACGAGAACGGAGCTCCCGCGCAGGTCCAGGGCGTGATGCTGGACATGACCGAGCGCAAGGAGGCCGAGGACAAGGCCGCCTTCCTCGCCTACCACGACAAGCTCACGGGCCTGCCGAACCGGGTCATGTTCGAGGAGCTCCTCGAGCTCGCGATCGCCCGTGCCCGCCGGCACGAGGCTGCGGTCGCCGTGGTGACGACCGACCTGGACGACTTCAAGCTCGTGAACGACTCACTGGGCCACGAGGCGGGCGACGAGCTGCTCCGCCAGCTCGCGGATCGTCTGCGTGAGGCCACCCGCGAGACCGACCTCGTCGCCCGTCAGGGTGGAGACGAATTCCTCCTGCTCCTGTCCGACCTCGACCGGACGCCCGATGGGGTCGCGGAGATCGGCGACAGCGCCACGATCGTCGCAGAATCGGTCGCTGCGCGCGTGCAGCAAGCCTTGGACGACCCGTTCCTGCTCGACGGCACGGAGGTCTACGTCTCGGCGAGCGTGGGGGTGAGCCTGTTCCCGGCAGATGCCCAGGACGCAGGGACCCTGCTGAAGCACGCCGACCAAGCGATGCACCAAAGCAAGCGCATCGGCCCGGGCGGGATGTCGTTCCACACCGAGGACGAGGGCGACGCGATGACCCGCCTGTCGCTGACCACGCGTCTGCGCAAGGCCGTCGAGCAACAGGACTGGGAGCTGCATTATCAGCCGATCGTCGATCTGGACCGAGCGGAGATGGTCGGCGTCGAGGCCCTGATCCGCTGGCCCGATCCGAACGGCGGCCTGATCCCGCCCGGCGAGTTCATCCCGCTCGCCGAGGAGATGGGTCTGATCGAGGCGATCGGTGACTGGGTCGTCGAGGAGGTGGCGCGCCAGGACACGATCTGGCGCGACCACGACCTTCGGCTCGAGCTCGGATTCAACCTCTCGCCGCGGCAGATGTGGCAGCCCGACCTCGCCGAGAAGATCATGAACCGCCTCGAGGCCACCGGTGTCGAGCCCGGCAACGTGGTCGTGGAGATCACCGAGTCGACGGCGATGATCGACCCGGACCGGACGCAGCGGATCCTCAACGAGTTGCACGACCGCGGGCTACGCCTCGCGATCGACGACTTCGGTACGGGCTACTCGTCCCTGTCACGGCTGAAGCACCTGCCGGTCGACATCCTGAAGATCGACCGCGCGTTCGTGCGGGACGTCGACAAGGATCGCAACGCGGGGAGCATGGTCTCGGCGATGATCGCGCTGGCCGGCTCCCTGGGGATGACCCCGCTCGCCGAGGGCATCGAGACCGAGGAGGAATGGAAGTTCCTGCTCGACCACGGCTGCCTGCTCGGACAGGGCTTCTACTTCTCCAAGCCCGTCCCGGCCGAGGACATCACCGCTCGCCACCGGCGCCAGGGGATGCGCGTCGTCGACGCGACCGCCTGA
- a CDS encoding GAF domain-containing sensor histidine kinase translates to MPIAYEQIEAENRILHRVIETISSSLDLDIVLDETIDLVMAATRGDACFLHLYDEQRQVLTLRAASEGFRGAVDQVVLGIGEGVAGWVAEHREVVIIPENKFSDPRYKYIPELRGEQFTSLLSVPLVSRSGSLVGAFNVHARERRDFSDRDVEFLRSTSSLVAAAIEHANVFRALEEKEGALADLVRRTIETQEEERRRLASEIHDGVTQQLVSAWYRLQALRRHMGDPERAETELARAQEMVDAALEEARWAIQDLRPTTLDDLGLGPALKALVARSLEDETAFELDVDDAITLPNHHEVAVYRICQEALNNVWKHADASHVAVTLTVENEQVLLRVTDDGTGFDVRDYRSRRPETSFGLLGMSERADLIGGRIDVRSRPGDGTILELRVPQPPPADPPPASGRRSPAEHPQRPGRSREDGRSEVQGWNAT, encoded by the coding sequence ATGCCGATCGCCTACGAACAGATCGAGGCGGAGAACCGGATCCTGCACCGTGTGATCGAGACGATCTCGTCCAGCCTCGACCTCGATATCGTGCTCGACGAGACGATCGACCTCGTGATGGCCGCCACGCGCGGCGACGCCTGCTTCCTCCATCTCTACGACGAGCAGCGGCAGGTGCTCACGCTGCGCGCCGCCTCGGAAGGCTTCCGGGGTGCGGTCGACCAGGTCGTGCTCGGGATCGGCGAAGGCGTCGCGGGCTGGGTCGCCGAGCACCGCGAGGTCGTGATCATCCCGGAGAACAAGTTCTCCGACCCGCGCTACAAATACATCCCCGAGTTGCGGGGTGAGCAGTTCACCTCCCTGTTGTCGGTGCCGCTCGTCTCCCGCAGCGGCTCGCTCGTCGGCGCGTTCAACGTCCATGCACGGGAGCGTCGCGACTTCTCCGACCGGGACGTCGAGTTCCTCCGTTCGACCTCCTCGCTCGTCGCCGCCGCGATCGAGCACGCGAACGTGTTCCGAGCTCTCGAGGAGAAGGAGGGAGCACTCGCAGACCTCGTCCGGCGAACGATCGAAACGCAGGAAGAGGAGCGGCGGCGGCTCGCCAGCGAGATCCACGACGGCGTGACCCAGCAGCTCGTTTCCGCCTGGTACCGGCTCCAGGCGCTTCGCCGCCACATGGGCGACCCCGAACGCGCCGAGACCGAGCTCGCACGAGCCCAGGAGATGGTCGACGCGGCGCTCGAGGAGGCGCGGTGGGCGATCCAGGACCTGCGTCCGACCACGCTGGACGACCTCGGCCTCGGGCCGGCGCTCAAGGCACTCGTCGCGCGCTCGCTCGAGGACGAGACCGCGTTCGAGCTCGACGTCGACGACGCGATCACGCTCCCGAACCACCACGAGGTCGCCGTCTATCGGATCTGCCAGGAGGCGCTGAACAACGTGTGGAAGCACGCGGACGCCTCGCACGTCGCGGTCACCCTGACGGTCGAGAACGAACAGGTGCTGCTGCGCGTGACCGACGACGGAACGGGATTCGACGTTCGCGACTATCGGTCGAGGCGCCCCGAGACGTCGTTCGGTCTGCTCGGCATGTCCGAACGCGCCGACCTGATCGGCGGACGCATCGACGTCCGCAGCCGCCCGGGGGACGGAACCATCCTCGAGCTCCGCGTCCCGCAGCCACCGCCTGCCGATCCGCCGCCGGCATCCGGGCGACGGTCCCCCGCCGAGCACCCACAGCGACCCGGCCGGTCGCGCGAGGACGGGCGGAGCGAAGTGCAGGGGTGGAACGCGACATGA
- a CDS encoding response regulator transcription factor, which translates to MSDDPISLVIVDDHRVVREGLRAMLDGIEEVRIVGEAEDGAGAFAEIEREQPQVVLLDLRLQKESGLDICRAIGERFPDVHVVFLTVYEDEQYVFEALRAGARGYMLKKASPEDLVRILGSVQAGEVVIDPSLGGQIALRAASMRTGDSWPGVHEGLTRREGDVLEQLVKGLNNREIAGALFISEDTVKTHVRGVLRKLGVKDRAQAVSYALRNGLAT; encoded by the coding sequence ATGAGCGACGACCCGATCTCGCTCGTGATCGTCGACGACCACCGGGTCGTGCGCGAAGGCCTGCGCGCGATGCTGGACGGGATCGAGGAGGTGCGCATCGTCGGCGAGGCCGAGGACGGAGCGGGCGCATTCGCCGAGATCGAACGGGAGCAGCCCCAGGTCGTCCTTCTCGACCTCCGGCTCCAGAAGGAGAGCGGGCTCGACATCTGCCGTGCGATCGGAGAGCGGTTCCCCGACGTGCACGTCGTGTTCCTCACGGTCTACGAGGACGAGCAGTACGTGTTCGAAGCGCTCCGTGCCGGCGCCCGCGGCTACATGCTGAAGAAAGCGAGTCCGGAGGACCTCGTTCGGATCCTCGGCAGCGTCCAGGCGGGTGAGGTCGTGATCGATCCCTCCCTCGGCGGGCAGATCGCGCTCCGCGCCGCATCGATGCGCACGGGCGACTCGTGGCCTGGCGTGCACGAAGGACTCACCCGCCGAGAGGGCGACGTGCTCGAGCAGCTCGTGAAGGGGTTGAACAACCGCGAGATCGCCGGGGCACTGTTCATCAGCGAGGACACCGTGAAGACGCACGTGCGGGGGGTGCTTCGCAAGCTCGGGGTGAAAGACCGCGCGCAGGCGGTCAGCTACGCGCTCCGCAACGGCCTGGCTACCTGA
- a CDS encoding DEAD/DEAH box helicase, giving the protein MTTTTPSFREFDVDDAVIEALAQRGAVAPFPIQAEVLPDATAGYDVLAKSQTGSGKTLGFAIPIVQRLTPDSPTPSALVLVPTRELAVQVAEEFEGIAGARGLQVALAYGGTRVNDQGKRAGSSQIVIATPGRLLDLAERRFIKLDSISTLVLDEADRMLDMGFQPQVDRIVRQLPKRRQTMFFSATLDGAVGRMASAYTRDARLHEIEAPKQTVEAADHRFIPVGTHDKVDALLEVLSGDDRKLALVFVRTKRGADRLVGKLKAKGLKVAALHGDLSQPVRERTLQQFEAGKIDVLIATDVAARGLDLDDISHVINFDPPEDDKGYVHRVGRTARAGRSGSGITLVTPEQQGDVSRVAARLDLHSEFEEEGMKVAPPRVVFSGSTRGRRSGLRKPTRRKF; this is encoded by the coding sequence ATGACCACCACCACACCTTCGTTCCGCGAATTCGACGTGGACGACGCCGTGATCGAGGCCCTCGCCCAGCGCGGTGCCGTCGCACCCTTCCCGATCCAAGCCGAGGTCCTTCCGGACGCCACGGCCGGCTACGACGTGCTCGCGAAGTCGCAGACCGGCTCGGGCAAGACGCTCGGGTTCGCGATCCCGATCGTGCAGCGGTTGACGCCCGACTCGCCGACGCCGTCCGCGCTCGTGCTCGTCCCGACCCGTGAGCTGGCCGTCCAGGTCGCGGAGGAATTCGAGGGGATCGCCGGCGCGCGCGGACTCCAGGTCGCGCTGGCCTACGGCGGAACCCGCGTGAACGACCAGGGCAAGCGCGCCGGTTCCTCGCAGATCGTGATCGCCACCCCCGGCCGGTTGCTCGACCTCGCCGAGCGCAGGTTCATCAAGCTGGACAGCATCTCGACCCTCGTCCTCGACGAGGCCGACCGGATGCTCGACATGGGGTTCCAACCGCAGGTCGATCGGATCGTTCGGCAGCTCCCGAAGAGGCGTCAGACGATGTTCTTCTCCGCGACGCTCGACGGTGCGGTCGGGCGCATGGCGAGCGCCTACACACGCGACGCGCGTCTGCACGAGATCGAGGCGCCGAAGCAGACGGTCGAGGCCGCCGATCACCGCTTCATCCCCGTCGGCACCCACGACAAGGTCGACGCGCTGCTCGAGGTCTTGTCCGGAGACGACCGCAAGCTCGCGCTCGTGTTCGTCCGAACCAAGCGCGGGGCCGACCGGCTCGTCGGCAAGCTCAAGGCGAAAGGGCTCAAGGTCGCTGCACTGCATGGCGATCTGAGCCAGCCGGTGCGCGAACGCACGCTGCAGCAGTTCGAGGCCGGCAAGATCGACGTCCTGATCGCGACCGACGTCGCCGCTCGCGGTCTCGACCTCGACGACATCTCACACGTGATCAACTTCGACCCGCCCGAAGACGACAAGGGCTATGTCCACCGCGTCGGTCGCACGGCGCGAGCGGGACGTTCGGGCAGCGGCATCACCCTTGTGACACCGGAGCAGCAGGGCGACGTCAGCCGTGTCGCGGCACGCCTCGACCTCCACAGCGAGTTCGAGGAGGAAGGCATGAAGGTCGCTCCTCCGCGTGTCGTGTTCTCCGGCAGCACCCGCGGTCGCCGTTCGGGCCTGCGCAAGCCGACCCGCCGCAAGTTCTGA